One genomic segment of Kribbella jejuensis includes these proteins:
- a CDS encoding histidine phosphatase family protein has translation MPVIQIYLIRHGEPDYEPIDSRGLPGPAADSAPLTAVGMKQAEELADLLGGIRATYLVSSPFTRALHSAAIIGHRLALGVKVDHDLRDWSPDHNGLWRGVADVRAAQAEFDAYDGEWPDGIQRPWEPLSRVRERALAALARHTASTDGPVLAITHATVIRALTGERNTAHGAHEYYRYEP, from the coding sequence ATGCCCGTGATCCAGATCTACCTGATCCGGCACGGCGAGCCGGACTACGAGCCGATCGACTCCCGCGGTCTGCCGGGTCCGGCGGCCGACTCCGCCCCACTCACCGCCGTCGGCATGAAGCAGGCCGAGGAACTCGCGGACCTGCTCGGCGGGATCCGCGCGACGTACCTGGTCAGCTCGCCGTTCACCCGCGCCCTGCACAGCGCCGCGATCATCGGCCACCGGCTCGCGCTCGGTGTCAAGGTCGACCACGACCTGCGCGACTGGTCGCCGGACCACAACGGCCTGTGGCGCGGGGTCGCCGACGTCCGGGCCGCACAGGCCGAGTTCGACGCGTACGACGGTGAGTGGCCGGACGGCATCCAACGGCCGTGGGAACCCCTGTCCCGGGTCCGTGAGCGCGCCCTCGCCGCGCTCGCCCGGCACACCGCGAGCACCGACGGACCGGTCCTCGCGATCACCCATGCGACCGTCATCAGGGCCTTGACCGGCGAGCGGAACACCGCCCACGGCGCCCACGAGTACTACCGCTACGAGCCCTGA
- a CDS encoding WhiB family transcriptional regulator, producing the protein MSRGMPRLPRPLMDLWDWQSQAACRDVNPELFFSPESERGVRKRAREMVAKSLCGTCPVQPECRQHALSVGEPYGVWGGTTESERDNPVLPEHRKSA; encoded by the coding sequence ATGTCGAGAGGGATGCCTCGCCTGCCCCGCCCGCTCATGGATCTGTGGGACTGGCAGTCGCAAGCCGCATGCCGGGACGTCAACCCGGAGCTCTTCTTCTCACCCGAATCGGAGCGTGGCGTTCGGAAACGCGCTCGCGAGATGGTGGCCAAGTCGCTGTGCGGCACCTGCCCGGTCCAGCCCGAATGCCGGCAGCACGCGCTGTCGGTCGGTGAGCCGTACGGGGTCTGGGGCGGCACCACGGAGTCCGAGCGCGACAACCCGGTGCTGCCCGAGCACCGCAAGTCCGCCTAG